From the genome of Ptychodera flava strain L36383 chromosome 13, AS_Pfla_20210202, whole genome shotgun sequence:
TCGGCCGTCGCGGTTCCAACCGGCTGCTGTGACGAGCGAACGTGAACTTCAATGACACTGGCAAGGTCAGGACAAGAGTGTAAACATCCAACTGCGTTTTGTACAGTCAACGTGCGACAGTACAAACGTACGAAAAAATCTTTTCGGCATGGGTTTCAAGTGCTGCGCTCAAATGCCCCGTCTCCGTCACGGCATGACCATTCGTCAAACTGGTATCGGGGCAAAGTGTCCTTACAAACCTGCTGAACACACGTTGATCCTCGACTTATAATCAGTAGATTCAACGGAGCTGATAACGTTCTGAGCACTTCTGAGGGTGTCCGATACAGCTCTAATACTAACTTGTTGATAACCTTCCTTTATAAATGGATCACTTTAGTCATTGTATGCAAATTGGCTCTCGGCAACCTTATTGGGGACTGGCAATGTGTGGGCACCACTCTCGCTCTTAAAACTAATTGCGTAGTTGGAAAACTGAAATTGCACTAAAGCAACGAACTTTGAATACAATAGTAAATCCCACGCAGTATATGCGTGTGCGGAATGGTATCACGTTTCAAAATAGCCGGACTCTGGGCCAGTAGCGGGGCTAACGAACTTATACCGTCTGAATGAGCCTGAAGCGGAGACACGGTTAAAAGTGCGTCTACCTCTCGTGTTTACATTGTCTTGAACCGAGTCCGAGTGTGGGTCATGGCGAACAGGACGCCCTCTTTCGGCGAATATAAATGCAAACGTCAGCATGGCAGCAAATAGCTATTTCCTTTGTTACTTCTACAGTCTAAAAATGTGCAGTCTAAAAATAGGAAACAAACTgttgaaccatagaccctcgagtttttctcgagggtctatggttgaacAGGGTATCGGACAGGCAAAGACGCTACAAGCATTTACTTTCAAAAAGTGAGCGATAACCTTTGCTTAGACAATTTCACATGTAGGCCTAAACTGATTCCCGGACAGTGAAGGGGAATCTCTACCGTCTGTGGCTGATCATAGGCCTAACATTTGTTAGCCTAATCCCTAGACGAACTATTTTTGCCTTTAGATATTTGGCCTTCGTGGAGTGTGTACGAAGGTCGGAAGTGAAGTATAGGGTCTAGGCTACCTTTATCATAACATGGGTCGGTTTGTTCATGCACACACGtgtaagtacatgtagtttgGTCACAGACAGTAGAAAAAGGGGTTTCGTCACTCCTTGATCAGAATCGATGTGAacaaagtgaaaacaaaaacttatGGTTTCATATCTGTAAATTATGCTCGTATCCTTTCCAGCTTTCACTTTCGTCCAAAGATGTAGTGTAACTTCCTCAGTAGTGAGTTGATCTTTGGTCTTGGCGTAGTCTGAATCTTACAGTCATTTCGTTTGACTGAATACTCTCATTAAACAGTAAGCCAAATTGGCGGATGATATCCTGTGCTTGTTGGCACGATCAGTGAGGTGGAAAGAAGTAGAAAATTTGGGAGTACCTGCTTTTATTATCCTAGTCATCAAATCAATCATGTCTTtggaatattttcatcatttacaaacattcaaaaagaaaattcaaatagGTTCCTGAATACTCTAATTGTAGAAAATTAAGGTACAATTCCAAGAATACTGTCATGTTTTAATAATCATACCCTACCAATATTTATACAGTTGAAAGGTTTAAATCAAACTGTCGGTAGTCTGCACGTCTATCACACTGAGTTTTTCATTGCTGGACATTGTGAGTGTAAGAGTTAACTTGGAACATATAACGTATACTGAACATAGCAAATAAAAGTTATATGGGTATAAAACTGATGGGGTCAATAAATTTGATGGGTCACAAAAAgtccaaagaaaaaaaatctactACCGGTGAGGGCGCTGTTATAGTTCCCCCTCTTTCATGCAGGCCTGGCAGtatggccaaaaaaaaaaaaagaaatgtttctggtcagcgcgcgcgtcacttgaacaacagcgcgtcacccttttttttctgtttgtggccggtggccgtggctgacaccaaaccaaaatggctgaagagaaagaaaaaattctttgggggaatgatcagtgactgcatgaacagtatatatgtgactatattgataaaactataaaactgaccctcctccctcccttgaggcaaaaaaataaaaataaaaaaaaaataaaatgcgcgtcaccgcaccattttttaaagaaagacctgaccagaaacattttttttttttttttttttttggcctatgGCCTGTGCTGAAGGCCAATGAAAGATTCTTGGGTGCACTCATTGACAAACTTTGCGTGTGAGGATAAAATTTGAGGCCTGTACACTATTGCTAAAAAATCAGATTTCGTAAATTGTTGCGGTTATGTCTTATATTTATACACGTTATTGAGAAACTATCTTTGAAATACGGTACACTCTATACATACATTTCTGACCCAGTTGATGATTGGAACGGGAGTCAAATGGAAAGGAATATAATTGGTTGGCAAATGTCATTAGCGTGAACTGAAGTAAATTTCAACATAGTGTTCAAGCCAGATAGATGCTGATACTGAAGTATGAGTGAGAGCAACTATTCTCAACATGTTGTCAAATTTACAATGTATGGCATGATATGCTTTGAatataaaatgtcaaatgactgcAGTGAAGAAAGATAGTGTGCTATGCAGCTTTCTCTGCAATGTATGAGGTAAAAATGTACTATTCTGCCATAGTTCTAAGGCGATAAGCAATGGTGCAAGAATTTTCACATCTGACCTCCTGATGGCGCTCTATAAGTTTGAGTGAATCCTTACAGTGTGCCTTACAGAGTACTCCAACATTTTTCCACTGATCTAGTTTGACAAAAACAGTACTGTCATTGCTCAAATGCCATCCTAGATCATCTGTGGTACAATGGCAATGATTGGTTAGGCATAGATCTTCTTTGGTACATTGGCAATGATTGGTTAGGTATAGATCTTCTTTGGTACATTGGCAATGATTGGTTTAGGTCTAGACCTTCTTTGGTAGATTGGCAATGATTGGTTTAGGCCGTGTCCTGAACTGTATCTTTCTTTTGATAACAGCGGTAACAGTGTAGTGTCTGTCTCTTTTGCTGTGGTCGATCTCCATGGCGACATCATCTCCTGGCAGAGCCTGGCTCTCCTCTTTCACGAGGACGACGAAAGGTTTATCAAGATCAGTGACTTTTCCATAGAGTATGTGATGTCCAATGATCAGTATTGGTACACCCTGCAATGTTTACAATGCAGAGAGAAAGATCTTTGTAAGCACATTTTGCTTGAATGGTTTTGTAGCATGGGCATGACTTCACAAACATTGGCAGATTTCAGGCAAGATTTTAAACTAAAACAGAATAGTTGTTCTATGGAAATACATTTTGCTGGCAATGTGCAGcgattggttggttggttgattgGGATGAAACTCGTTGTTATTGAATCATTTTTAATCAGCCAATCGGCTCCAGACGTTGCAGTAAATTAGGACAATCTACCAGTCAAGTATAACCTTCACCCAGGGCTGCTACACATTGGTCAATTGTCAGGGCAGTGACCGCTATTCTCGAGCCTGCCACAATAAAGggtaccgtaaaattcccaattgaagccgcggcttgtattagaaacatttttgagggacccctgggaccACGCACTGAAGTCatggtgcggcttcaattacgtacatttcctgtgtttcgatatttttctcaatgctcaccaagcattgcaggggcaatcgctattgttatgcaaattagtaccaaTGCGTGAATAAATTACCCGCATAAAAAgtccctaccctagtgtaactccaatatagaaacgttaggagagtgtatttggtcgttaaacttggtaaaattccttttagataataaggaaactattaaaagatgttaaaacaatgggaaactcgagttcccttgacagcatcgtaaggaaaatgacacgtttttccagcaCTTTCTTGATTCTCTGACCCTGGTCACCCCCGTCctctaaatagaatagtctcactaaggtcggccatgttgatcagcagcgggcatgatgtctttgtttcaacttcaagtggtttCAAGGGGTTttggacgctgaaatttcacaaaaatgtcacttctgtactcagagattgtacaatcaatttctttggacgtgtaagtcgattttgaaagcaatagaagatcaaatggtgttgaaaaaaaatcgtgcataaaattagcataaattaagcgtccactGCAGATGGGTCCCCTTGATTTACAGCCGTcttgtgttgccgaaccggtggCTCGTACTTGAATAGTGCAATAAAGGCAAGTGAATGACCTTTGGTAACTTTACTGCAATGTTTTTGTGAACTATTTtgcggtcaaattttattttctcatgatcaaaaaCGGAACGTTTACAAGCTTATACGCACCCACCATGGTCATTCAACAGCCACAGTACAGTATAGGCATGGCAGTTCATTATGGCAATATGATGCAGGTGGTGGTGTTGTACGTCAGGCATCGGTAAGGGTACGtgggtattgaatgaaaactacgtatttgaaacatggtatctcaatctctcaactattttaacttgtacacaaacaccgttgcttcaaaattgttgcatcaggtattgactatggcggtgtttaccacactgacaaaaacttcggccgtgttcaaacatacacacaaacgtaCCAATACATGGggcattgtttgtacttttgttactatcattgacaaaatgcacaatggtagaagtgttaaaaaggaactttttattgtgtttttttctgtaagaaagacacctgtcaatcattagcaCAAGTCAATGACGCATTGCAAGCCAGCTGGTGTGAATTTCAGcatgcattgtttcatgatgggctcagagaaggggtgcggcttctattatggtacaattcaaaaaccccaaatgggcaaacaatgagccaagacaatgtttcaaagtcagggtgcggcttcaattagaggtgcggcctcaattgggaattttacggtagtACGGTCAAATAGAGTGGTCCCTATCATTTGTGTAAGCAACTATCATAAACATGTATCGCAAATGCAGCACAAACTGTTGGCTAAATCCAAGACTTTTGCTGTTCACCAACAAGAATGCGCACTTTCTTCACACAGAACTACCTCTGTTTGGTATCAAGCACACACAAGCATCCATCGTGCATGGTACACACATGACTGagacagtatacacatattgactggccatgagggcaacagcatacgtctgtaccccgagggactgtgagtcaccccaaaaacagactgtttcccgaggccgtaggctgagggaaacagtctgtttttgggggtgact
Proteins encoded in this window:
- the LOC139147573 gene encoding chromosome transmission fidelity protein 8 homolog gives rise to the protein MVQLFIKIASNDGCKEWTIVELQGELVSRYETDLSGNFIGDLHFNKKGVPILIIGHHILYGKVTDLDKPFVVLVKEESQALPGDDVAMEIDHSKRDRHYTVTAVIKRKIQFRTRPKPIIANLPKKV